The sequence GGTAAAACAAAGAACCTTTGAACTCCTGGAAACAAATAGTGTCCTGCAGAGGGAGATTGAAAGAAGGAAGGGGAAAGAGAAGGAACTGATAAAACATCGAAAGCGCCTTCGTTCCCTTTCATCGGAACTCATGGAGATGGAAGACAGGGAGCGACGTCAACTCGCAACTGACCTTCATGACCAGATAGGCCAGTCCCTCTCTGCTGTCAAAATGTACGCGGATGCTCTTATTGCATCTGCATCGCATAAAAGCAGCAAAGAAAAACTTGAACTGATCGCAGATATTGTCGCTGAAACAATTCAGGATGTCCGCACCCTCACCTTCGAATTAAGCCCACCCATTTTATATGAGATCGGTCTCCATGCTGCCCTTGACTGGCTTGCAGAAGAATTCCTCCAGAAATATGGTCTTATAATCACCTCCACCTGCGATGAATGTCCGAAATGTACAACTCCTGCCTTTCTGGCCCTCATTTTTCGGACAATTCGGGAATTGCTGACAAATGTTGTCAGACACGCCAATGCAGAGAAAGCTGAGGTCGAAGTGCGATGTACAGGTAAGGGGGTACGGATTACCGTAAAGGATGATGGTTGCGGTATGGTAAAAGAACAGCTAAATAACGAAGACTCCCCGAACACTGGCTTTGGCCTTTTCAGTATCCGGGAAAGGATAAACAATATCGGCGGTACGGTGGAAATTAATTCCACAAAAGATGTCGGAACAGAAATAATTCTCACAATTCCAATCAAAGAGGCCTGCGCTGAATCCGGCAGGACAGAGCAATGACAATAAAAATCATTGTGGTCGACGACCACAAAATAGTCCGAGACGGACTCTGTTCACTTATTGAAGGACTTTCCGGATACACTATAGTAGGCAGAGCAGAAAATGGAAGACAGGCCATCGAGGTAGCACGCCGGGAAAAACCCGATATCGTCATTATGGATGTGAGCATGCCCGAGATGAACGGCATCGATGCAACAAGTTCTATCATGGAGGAAAGACCTTCCTGTAAAATCATTGTCCTCTCCATGCACTCTGACAAACGCTTTATTACCGGTGCTCTCCAGGCCGGAGCTTCTGGATTTCTTCTTAAGGAATGTGCATTCCAGGAACTCAACCAGGCACTGGATGCCGTCCGCAGCGGACAAACCTACCTTAGTCCTAAAATTGCTGGTACTGTTGTCCACGATTACCGAAGGCGACTGCTCTCTGAAGATAAAGAGAAAGCCCTCACCACAAAAGAACGTGAAGTACTGCAGCTCATAGCTGAAGGACGATCAACCAAAGAAATAGCCGACCGTCTCTTTGTCAGTATCAAGGCTATTGAAGGAAGACGAAGACGGCTCATGGAAAAACTGCAGATCACGACAATGGCAGGTCTTGTCAAATATGCCATTCGTGAAGGGCTCACTGAACTCTAATCCCAGGAATTTTTTTCACGGAGTTACAGAGCTAAAAGCCTTTATTTCCCATCTCTCTCACCACCGTCTCTATCAATCCCCTCCATTCTCCTCCTTTTGGCAAGGGCTCCCCTACCAGTTACTCTCCCCTTCCTGCATTATCTTTTTAACATTCCGCTTAAATGCACAATAAGGTTTTTCGAAGCCTCAATGTAGGGAAACCCCTCTTTCCAACCATCCTACAGAGTGATACCATCGGACAATTGTAATAAAACCGCTGTTTCATATCGTAACCCTCTAATTAAAGAGAGAATCAGAGCTGAAGAGTAATGCAGACAATATTTTTCATCCTCTTATTTTTCCTTACAGGGAACACAGCAGTGCTGGCAGAGTCTCTACAGCCAAAGGAACCTCTCTTTATAAATCCGAATGTGACGACTGAAACCAATATTCATTTCGATAGTAATTACTGTACCGAATGTCACCTGCAGAAACCATCCAAGGGGGACTCCGTACAGCTGAGATTCGACAACTATACCACGGCCTGCAGATGTCATGGGTACACTCCTGACACATACACCCATCCTGTGGACATAGTGCTTTCTGCAGAAAAAAAGGCCACTATTCCGGCAGAATTCCCTCTTACAAATGACAAAATCACCTGCGACACCTGCCATAACATGGCACTGCAATGTGAACCAAAGTACGAGTTGCGACTTCACAACAAGGCATTTTTACGAACAAACTCCTCCCTGGGCCGAACATTTCTCTGCTTTCAGTGCCATGAGGAAGAGCAATACAAAATGTTTGACCCCCACAAACAACTGGATGCGTCAGGGGCTATAAATGAAGAATCGTGCCTTTACTGTCATGCAAGCAAACCAGATGAACAGCAGGCAACTTTCAATTCACAGAACAACGGAGAAGACAGCATCCATCTTGTCGGCAACCTGGAGATACTTTGTCTGCGTTGCCACAACGACAAGGCCGGCAACCACCCCCTGAATAGAAATCATCTGGTCAAACCATCAGAAAAAATCATTTCACGAATGCACTGGTCGGAAAGAAATCTCTGGATCGTGCTGCCCCTGAACAACGAGGGAAAAATCACCTGTATCACCTGCCACAACCCACACGAACACGGAGTCATTCCCACAGACAAGGCAGCATCTGCCGGAGCAAGCGAAAAAGGCAGACTGAGAAAGGCATGGGGAGGAGGAAGTATTTGTGTGGTATGTCACAACATCTAACAAAGGAGAGAAGATGAGATTGAAGTCACGTTCCCGGCCACTTTGGCCCCTTAGTATCCTCACACTGCTTGTTATTTACTTCCTGCCCGCAGGCGCGCAGGGATCAGATGTCGGTAACTGCCTGCTCTGTCATAAATACCCGGGACTAAGCAGGGTTGATGAAAATGCAGAAATGCGGCTTCTCTATGTAAATGAAGAAATTTTCAACCAAAGTGTCCACGCAAAGGTAAAATGTGAGGGATGCCACACTGATATCACCAAGATCCCCCATGAACCGGTCAAACCTGTGGACTGTCTGGTACTCTGTCATATCATTGAACCGGCAGAGGAGCAGAAGTTTTCTCACAAGAGTGTTGAAAAATTCCTGGCCGACAGTGTTCACGGCAAGATGGACGAACATGGCAAAGAAAAGCCTTTCAGTGAAGACATGCCGACCTGTAAGGACTGCCATGATAATCCGATGTTCAGACCCCTTGCATTTGTCAAAAAGGTGAGACCCGGTATTGCTGAAGATGCCCTGGGACGCTGCCGAGTCTGTCACAAAAAAGAAGAATTCATCTACAGATTTTACAATCACGTCACCACCAGGCTGCACAAGAGCAGAAGTCCGCTCAATATTGCAGAGTCCTGTGCCAGATGCCACGATGACCCGGAACTGGTGGCCCGACACAACCTCTCCACCATGGCCAGAGGTTCCTATGGGCAGACTTTTCACGGCAAGGCGGCCAACCTCCTGGACGAATCGGTTCCAGACTGCCTGGACTGCCACGTACCCAAGGGACAATCCGTACACCAGATGCACGGCAATGATGACATTCGTGCCACCACCCATCCGGAGAACAGAGGACAAATTTGTGGATCCGTGGACTGTCACCCAGGTGCCTCCCAACAGTTTGCAAATTATCAGGTCCATGCGGAATTTAACAAGGAACAGAGCCCGGTGATCTACTGGTTCACCACCTTCTTCATCATTCTCACCGGTGCTACCCTGCTTCCTTTGATGGGAATACTGTTTCTTGATCTGCTTCGCCGCCTGTTTCCCAATGCATCTTTTAGACGGAGGAAAGAGAAACCATGAAAAAATATCCAGCAATAAAGTTCAAGGACGGAAAAAAATACTTTTTCCGATTTGATCTGGACACAAGAATCCAGCATATCATCCTGGCGGCAACAGTCATTATACTGGTTCTGACAGGGATGCCTCTCAAGTTCAGTGATAGTAGCTGGGCTCCTTATCTCTACTCTTTTTTCGGTGGAAGCAAGATGGCTCCGGTAATACACAAATGGACCGGTGCCATCATGCTTCTCCTCTTTGTTTACCATGTTGTGCGAGTAGTAGGCGGCATCATAACGAATCATATCATGCCCCTTAAAAGAGAAGGGAAAATGAGTATAGGCAGGGTCACCATGGTACTGGTCAGACTCCCCATGATTCCAAACCTGAAAGATCTGAAAGATATCATAGGACTGATGAAATACCTGCTCTATTTCACCAATGAGCACCCGCATGGCGATGAATGGACCTGGAAGGAAAAGTTTGATTACTGGGCACCATTCTGGGGTATGTTTGTCATCGGTATCACCGGCCTCATCATCTGGAACAAGGTACTGGCAACCCAGGTCATACCAGGTGAATTTATCAACCTCTGCCTGATAGCTCACAGTGACGAGGCATTACTGGCGGCACTCTTTCTCTTTATCTGGCACTGGTATAACGTCCATTTTTCCACTTCTGTCTTCCCGATGGGTACAGTCTTTCTCACCGGTTATCTTCCTGAAGAGCTGATGGTTGAAGAACACTACGAGCATTACGTAAGAGTGATGACCAGGGAAGGATTGGAATCTGAGATCAAACCGCCCCACGGTGGCGGCAATAATCCGACAATCTGCGGGGAACCACAGGATGTCACCTCGGATACTCCACCAACCACCGCACCAGCCAATGATCCCATGCAGCAGGGAGGAGTCAACTCATGAAATGCTTTTTTACCAAGCTCTATGTTCTTGCTTTTATGGGACTGGTCGCCTTTTTCGGTGTGCTCATCTGGAATTTGACATTTGCCCATCTTATCCATGAATACCATGCAAGACAAGGAGATGTAACAATTACTCCCAGCGGAGAGAATGACAAAAAAGATGTCGGGAATCAAACATTTGACAAGATGATTCTTGAAAGTGAGGATCGGGTCAAACACTATCTCGGCTACCGGGTACTGGAAGAGCAGAGAATAGAAGGACATTTTCACCATATCGGCTTCGATGTCGGACCCGACAACAGATCCTACTGCAGATCCTGCCATGGCGACATGCCTCACGACTCAGTCAAAGATATTCGGGCATTTTTGAATATGCATGCCTTTTTTGTGGCCTGCCAGACCTGCCATGTCAAGCTGACTGATGATGAAAGAACAAACGTCTACAAATGGTATGACCGAAAAACCGGAGAAATTGTTGAAAGCCCGGTCAATGGAGCTCCACCGGGGACCTACAATGCAAAAATTGTCCCCTTCATTCGTGAAGACGGCAAACTTGTCCGCATCGACAGCGAGGAAAAAATCCAGTTCGCCACTGACTACAAGACAAATGAAAAGGCGTTGAGCGAAGGCCAGAAATCCAAGGCAAAGAAGATTATCCACCAGATTATCAGCAAGCTGCCTGTAAGCTGTGAAGAGTGCCACACCAAGAACAATCCTACTCTTCCCCTTGCCGATCTTGGCTACCCCAAGGCCCGGATCGATTCCATCACCAGTACAGAGGTGGTGGGAATGATAAAGAACTATACGGAGTTCCATATGCCAAAGATGTTAAACCCAGGCGAAGTATCGCCTGCTGCGCCACAACAGACCGAACTGCAGCCGCAACAGATGGCGGAACCACAACCAACACAGCATTGAGAATGCGACCAAGTGAACAGATATACCTCACCTGAGTGGTATAAAAGAAGAAGGAGAATAGTCACCATTTCTATTCTCCTTTTGCTTACGGCCTGGACATCCGCCGCCCATGCACTGGAGCTGACCATGGCAACACACCTCTTTGATATAGAGGAGGAATTCAACCAGCCAAGTGATGTAGCCGTTGCCAGGAACGGTACCATCTATGTGGTTGATGGGGTGAATGGCAAAATCAAGGCATTTTCACCTTCCGGAAAACCACTCTTCACTATCGGTCGACCAGGAACCGATCCCGGCGAATTTGCCTTTCCCCTTGGTATTGGACTGGACGAATCTGGCAGAGTCTATGTTGCCGACTCCAGAAATAGCCGGATCCAGATATTTTCTGCCACAGGCGATTTCATCTCTGAAATTCCGGTTCCAGCCCTGAACGGAGAAAAATCCGACCCAACCGATGTGGTCGCGGACAGTTCCGGAAAATGGTGTTTTGTGGCAGACAACAATAATCATCGGATTCTCCAATTCGATATTGCCACAAAAAAGCTCATCAACAGCTATGGAAAACCCGGGGCTGAAAAATGGGAATTCCGCTATCCCTTTCTCATGCACCTCCATCGGGATAAAGACCTGTACATTGTTGATGTCATCAATACCAGAGTACAGGTTCTGAATACAGAGGGGAAGTTCGTCACCTTTGTCGGGGGCTGGGGTGTTGAAAAGGGCCATTTTTTCAGACCAAAAGGGATTACTGTGGATAAAAATGGACTCTCCTATGTCAGTGACAGCTATATGGGAGTAGTTCAACTCTTCAATATTACCGGCACCTTTCATTCAGTCCTTG comes from Desulfocapsa sulfexigens DSM 10523 and encodes:
- a CDS encoding response regulator — encoded protein: MTIKIIVVDDHKIVRDGLCSLIEGLSGYTIVGRAENGRQAIEVARREKPDIVIMDVSMPEMNGIDATSSIMEERPSCKIIVLSMHSDKRFITGALQAGASGFLLKECAFQELNQALDAVRSGQTYLSPKIAGTVVHDYRRRLLSEDKEKALTTKEREVLQLIAEGRSTKEIADRLFVSIKAIEGRRRRLMEKLQITTMAGLVKYAIREGLTEL
- a CDS encoding formate dehydrogenase subunit gamma gives rise to the protein MKKYPAIKFKDGKKYFFRFDLDTRIQHIILAATVIILVLTGMPLKFSDSSWAPYLYSFFGGSKMAPVIHKWTGAIMLLLFVYHVVRVVGGIITNHIMPLKREGKMSIGRVTMVLVRLPMIPNLKDLKDIIGLMKYLLYFTNEHPHGDEWTWKEKFDYWAPFWGMFVIGITGLIIWNKVLATQVIPGEFINLCLIAHSDEALLAALFLFIWHWYNVHFSTSVFPMGTVFLTGYLPEELMVEEHYEHYVRVMTREGLESEIKPPHGGGNNPTICGEPQDVTSDTPPTTAPANDPMQQGGVNS
- a CDS encoding NHL repeat-containing protein, which codes for MNRYTSPEWYKRRRRIVTISILLLLTAWTSAAHALELTMATHLFDIEEEFNQPSDVAVARNGTIYVVDGVNGKIKAFSPSGKPLFTIGRPGTDPGEFAFPLGIGLDESGRVYVADSRNSRIQIFSATGDFISEIPVPALNGEKSDPTDVVADSSGKWCFVADNNNHRILQFDIATKKLINSYGKPGAEKWEFRYPFLMHLHRDKDLYIVDVINTRVQVLNTEGKFVTFVGGWGVEKGHFFRPKGITVDKNGLSYVSDSYMGVVQLFNITGTFHSVLGDPTTGKVKKFVTPVGLFIDDAMHLYVVEMLPGRISVFSLENMP